One Chionomys nivalis chromosome 4, mChiNiv1.1, whole genome shotgun sequence genomic region harbors:
- the Poglut3 gene encoding protein O-glucosyltransferase 3 — MLRVPRAPLLRLQLALLVAAGAGARVSAPRSLVWGPGLQAAVVLPVRYFFLQAVDSDGRNLTSSPPGQTQFKVVVKSLSPKESARIYVPKPLDRNDGTFLVRYRMHETVHEGLKVEVLYGGEHVAQSPYILKGPVYHEYCDCPEEDPQAWQETLSCPDMEPQIEQDFTAFPSINLQQMLKEVPKRFGDERGAVVHYTIVNNHIHRRSLGKYTDFKMFSDEILLSLARKVTLPDLEFYINLGDWPLEHRKVNDTPGPIPIISWCGSLDSRDIILPTYDVTHSILEAMRGVTNDLLSVQGNTGPSWINKTEKAFFRGRDSREERLQLVQLSRENPQLLDAGITGYFFFQEKEKELGKAKLMGFFDFFKYKYQVNVDGTVAAYRFPYLMLGDSLVLKQESPYYEHFYVALRPWKHYVPVRRNLSDLLEKVRWAKENDDEAKKIAKEGQLAARDLLQPPRLFCYYYRVLQKYAERQTSKPMIRDGMELVPQPEDATSFCRCHRKMPGREEL, encoded by the exons ATGCTCCGCGTCCCGCGGGCCCCGCTGCTGCGGCTGCAGCTCGCCCTGCTGGTGGCCGCGGGGGCCGGGGCGCGAGTGAGCGCACCGCGGAGCCTGGTGTGGGGCCCGGGGCTGCAGGCCGCCGTCGTCCTGCCCGTGCGCTACTTCTTCCTGCAGGCGGTGGACTCGGACGGCCGGAACCTCACTAGCTCGCCGCCAG GTCAAACACAATTCAAAGTAGTCGTAAAATCCCTTTCACCGAAAGAGTCAGCCCGAATTTATGTCCCTAAACCTTTGGACAGAAATGATGGAACATTTTTGGTGAGATACAGGATGCACGAGACTGTCCACGAAGGCCTCAAGGTGGAGGTTCTTTATGGTGGTGAACACGTAGCTCAGTCTCCCTATATTTTGAAAG GACCCGTGTATCACGAGTACTGTGACTGCCCAGAAGAGGATCCTCAGGCCTGGCAGGAAACTCTGTCTTGTCCAGACATGGAACCACAGATCGAGCAAGATTTTACTGCCTTCCCCAGCATCAACCTCCAACAGATGCTGAAGGAAGTCCCCAAAAGATTTGGGGACGAGCGGGGTGCTGTTGTTCATTACACAATTGTCAATAACCACATTCACCGGAGATCCTTGGGGAAATACACAGACTTCAAAATGTTCTCTGATGAAATTTTACTGTCACTGGCAAGAAAG GTCACCCTCCCAGATTTAGAATTTTATATTAACCTTGGAGATTGGCCCTTGGAGCATCGGAAGGTCAATGACACTCCTGGCCCTATACCTATCATTTCCTGGTGCGGCTCCTTGGACTCAAGAGACATTATCCTTCCAACATACGATGTCACCCATTCCATACTTGAAGCAATGAGGGGTGTCACAAATGATCTCCTCTCTGTTCAGGGAAACACAG GGCCTTCCTGGatcaataaaacagagaaagctttCTTCCGAGGTAGAGATAGCCGGGAGGAGAGGCTGCAGTTGGTACAGCTGTCCAGAGAAAATCCACAGCTGCTAGATGCAGGAATTACAGGATATTTCTttttccaagagaaagaaaaagagcttgGAAAAGCCAAGTTGATgggtttctttgatttctttaag TACAAGTACCAGGTGAATGTGGACGGCACTGTGGCTGCTTACAGGTTTCCGTACCTCATGCTGGGCGACAGCCTGGTTCTGAAGCAGGAGTCGCCGTATTATGAACATTTCTATGTGGCGCTAAGGCCTTGGAAACACTACGTTCCCGTGAGAAGAAACCTCAGTGATCTGCTAGAGAAAGTGAGGTGGGCCAAG gAAAACGATGACGAAGCAAAGAAGATTGCGAAAGAAGGGCAGTTAGCTGCTAGGGACCTGCTCCAGCCGCCCCGACTTTTCTGTTACTATTACAGAGTGCTGCAG AAATACGCTGAGCGCCAGACCAGCAAGCCCATGATACGTGACGGGATGGAGCTTGTTCCCCAGCCGGAGGATGCCACATCGTTTTGCCGGTGCCACAGGAAGATGCCAGGGAGGGAAGAGCTTTAA